CTCCGCACCCTCGCCGAGCCGATCGATCAGCGGTTCGAGCGGGGTGACACCGTCCCGAAACTCGCCGTAGAGATCGCGCTGGCCCGCCTGCTCGGCGAACGTGTAGACCACACCGTTTTCCTCGCCGTCAGTGTCCTGAGTCACCCGCGAGTTCATCGCTTCCCCCTCGCGCCGCGCCTCGTTCCACGTCTCGCGCGCGACCTCGAAGATGTCGGTCGCACCGTCGACGAACTCGATCGCCGTCCGGGTGTCGATCGCGAGGTCGTCGAACCGCGGCGCGCTGTCGTCCCACGACAGCGTCGCGTCGATCCGGTTGCCGGGTTCCAGTTCCGCGACCGTTTCGGCGAGATCGCCCTCGTAGCCTGCGGTCGTGACGTAGGTCGGGTCCTGACTTTCGACATCGAGCAGAAGCAACTCGTCGGACCCACGCGTGCTGTCGAGCACGCGGTAGGTCCCGGCCGTGGTCGGCTGCATACCCGCCATCGCCCCGCCGCGGGTAAATCTCTGTCACCTGAACGGCTTTGGGGCTCCCGCCCGTAGCGAGTGCATGCGCATCGTCACGCTGCTGCCCTCGGCGACCGAGATCGTCTACGCGCTGGGGCTCGAACCCGTCGGGACCTCCCACGAGTGCGACTACCCGCCCGAAGCGGCCGCAAAGCCCGCGGCCAATCGCTCGCGGGTCGACGCCGAGGCGTCGAGTGCCGCAATCGACAGCCAGGTCCTCGAAGCCGAGGACGGCGAGGGAGTCTACGACATCGATCTCGACACGCTCGACCGGCTCGATCCCGATCTCGTGGTCTCCCAGGGGATCTGTGACGTCTGCGCGGTGGACTCGGTGCTGGTCAGAGAGGCAGTCGACGAACTCGACCTCGACTGCGAGGTGCTGACGACCGATCCCCACAGTCTGGGGGATGTCTTTGCGGACATCCGGCGGATCGGCAACGCCACGGATACTCAGGAACAGGCCGACGAACTCGTCGCCGACCTCGAAGCGCGCGTCGAGGCCGTCGCGAGGACGGCCGAGGATGCCATGGAACGCCCGCGCGTGGCGGTGCTTGACTGGACCGATCCCGTAATGACCGCCGGCCACTGGGTGCCCGAGATGGTCGACCTCGCCGGTGGGTCGTTCGGCCTCGCCGAATCGGGTGACACCTCGCGACCCCGCAAGTGGAACGCAATCCGCGAGTACGACCCCGAAGTGCTCGTGGTCGCGCCCTGCGGGTTCGACCTCGACCAGACCGCCGAAAACCTCGCGGACCTGACCGACCGTGAGGACTGGGACGATCTCACTGCGGTGCGTGAGGGACGCGCGTACGCGCTCGACGGTCATCAGTTCATGAACCGACCAGGACCCCGGCTCGTCGACTCGCTCGAACATCTCGCAGGAATCGTCCATCCCGACCTGTTCGATTCGCCGCCCACCGAGGCTGCCCGCCCGCTCCGGACGCTCCGGGGCGAGCCCACGGTCGAACCCTAAATAAACTACAATGAAATCATCACTTTCGGACCGCAATGCTTAGCGCTGTTGGCGAGTTGAGTGAGTCAATACGAAGAATATGAACAGTACGACACGAGAACTGTTCCGTGATTTTGCTAATGTTGCTACTGGAAAGGTTGTTCAGGAAACTGAATCGGTAAGTTATACCCACGGCTTGAGTGTTGATTGGAGGCCGGCAACTAAACACAACTCAAACACTGGCGAGACGACCGAAATCCCACAAGGCTCTCTTCACACTGAGAACTACGCAAAACCAGACTATTACAGATTAGTTCATGATTGTAGGGAAACAGTCACTCAACTATGCCAATTCAAGCGATTGAGAGAACATCTCTATTCGGAATATGAGTGCATTGTGGAATATCATTCGCCAAACAGAGAATTAAACAAGATTTTGTTGGGATTTCTAGTAGACCTTTTTGAGAAATCTTGTACTAACACACTTGTTTCCTTTTTGGATGAGGATTTTGATAGACAGTTTAAGGACTATATCTCTAGCCTTGATTGTGACTCGATATCAGTTTCAGCTATTGTACCTTTGGCAGGATTAGTATTTGATGGTGATTCAATCAAGTTAGACAAGAACACATGCATCAGACGCACAACAACGGAAGACTTAGAGTTCTTTCTGGGAACCTCAGATCAAGAAGAACATATGCATTGGACAAACTCACAAAGTTTAATAGAGTATCGGTTTGCAAAACAGAAATCTGCCGAGCAAGGTAGAGATACCGACATCTCTCAGAGCAAACGTAGAGAAACAAAACAGCGGATCGAAAATATACTCACATCTATGCGAATCTCGCATTCAGGGAACGCTGTATACTTCGCACATTACGAACGCTCGAAAGCTCCCTGGTTACGAGGCATCCGAAGTACTATTGAAAAGAATCGTGTACGGCCAAGATTATGGGGCGACCTTACAATCGATCAAGAAGAGAAACTATTGAATATGTATGGGATTCTCGAATCAAAGGATTTCTCGTCGATGGAATCCAATTTGCGTATGGCGATAGAGAAATTCAATTCAAGCTATGTTAGGAGAAATGATCGAGTGGCATTTAGTGATTTGATAATCATACTTGAGGCACTCTATTCTGCAAACTCTGGTCAAGAAGGGTTACATAGAAGCGATTTAGCGCAGCGAGTTGCCATCCTATTAGGTACTGATCCTGAATCTAAAGAGAGGATTCGCGATGATATTGCCGAATTGTATGATGAAAGGAGCGGTGTATGGGGAGTCGCTCACGGTGGCGGACGCAGGGAACTGAAAGAGGACAGTTTGGAAAAATCTCGAGGCTATGTTCGAAAATCATTAGAACAAATACTGTCACATGAGATGGATTTTGGCGGAAGAAACAATTTAATCAAAGAGATGAGGGATGAAATCAGACGAAGTAGCCTTGGTATTACATTTCCTTAATTCGACTTAGCTTGATCCAACCGCACACGAGTCGGTGTACTCGATTTCACCGACTGACTCGATCCCTCCCTCGCCACACACCGGGCAGTCGGGGTTCGGTGCGAT
The DNA window shown above is from Halococcus salifodinae DSM 8989 and carries:
- a CDS encoding HEPN domain-containing protein, whose product is MNSTTRELFRDFANVATGKVVQETESVSYTHGLSVDWRPATKHNSNTGETTEIPQGSLHTENYAKPDYYRLVHDCRETVTQLCQFKRLREHLYSEYECIVEYHSPNRELNKILLGFLVDLFEKSCTNTLVSFLDEDFDRQFKDYISSLDCDSISVSAIVPLAGLVFDGDSIKLDKNTCIRRTTTEDLEFFLGTSDQEEHMHWTNSQSLIEYRFAKQKSAEQGRDTDISQSKRRETKQRIENILTSMRISHSGNAVYFAHYERSKAPWLRGIRSTIEKNRVRPRLWGDLTIDQEEKLLNMYGILESKDFSSMESNLRMAIEKFNSSYVRRNDRVAFSDLIIILEALYSANSGQEGLHRSDLAQRVAILLGTDPESKERIRDDIAELYDERSGVWGVAHGGGRRELKEDSLEKSRGYVRKSLEQILSHEMDFGGRNNLIKEMRDEIRRSSLGITFP
- a CDS encoding cobalamin-binding protein, with the protein product MRIVTLLPSATEIVYALGLEPVGTSHECDYPPEAAAKPAANRSRVDAEASSAAIDSQVLEAEDGEGVYDIDLDTLDRLDPDLVVSQGICDVCAVDSVLVREAVDELDLDCEVLTTDPHSLGDVFADIRRIGNATDTQEQADELVADLEARVEAVARTAEDAMERPRVAVLDWTDPVMTAGHWVPEMVDLAGGSFGLAESGDTSRPRKWNAIREYDPEVLVVAPCGFDLDQTAENLADLTDREDWDDLTAVREGRAYALDGHQFMNRPGPRLVDSLEHLAGIVHPDLFDSPPTEAARPLRTLRGEPTVEP
- a CDS encoding DUF6663 family protein — its product is MQPTTAGTYRVLDSTRGSDELLLLDVESQDPTYVTTAGYEGDLAETVAELEPGNRIDATLSWDDSAPRFDDLAIDTRTAIEFVDGATDIFEVARETWNEARREGEAMNSRVTQDTDGEENGVVYTFAEQAGQRDLYGEFRDGVTPLEPLIDRLGEGAEPPYAAFVIRPAEHPFVLVALALDRDGLFTETIRDTYVD